A region of Vigna radiata var. radiata cultivar VC1973A chromosome 6, Vradiata_ver6, whole genome shotgun sequence DNA encodes the following proteins:
- the LOC106764135 gene encoding transmembrane protein 256 homolog, translated as MDPQVWHKVAAISGVAALGLGTYGAHVFKPQNPAYKEVWHTASLYHLVHTAALVAAPITKHPTVFGGLLTTGILAFSGTCYTVALLEDRKYSTLAPFGGFAFIAAWGSLFF; from the exons ATGGATCCTCAGGTGTGGCACAAAGTTGCAGCGATTTCAG GTGTTGCAGCACTTGGATTGGGAACCTATGGTGCTCACGTTTTCAAACCCCAAAACCCTGCTTACAAAGAA GTTTGGCACACAGCATCGCTTTACCATTTGGTTCACACCGCTGCGTTAGTTGCCGCCCCAATTACAAAACACCCCACTGTT TTTGGAGGCCTTCTAACAACTGGGATCTTGGCCTTCTCTGGGAC GTGCTATACTGTTGCACTTCTTGAAGACAGAAAATATTCAACTTTGGCTCCATTTGGTGGCTTTGCGTTTATAGCAGCTTGGGGTAGCCTGTTTTTCTGA
- the LOC106765258 gene encoding vacuolar protein sorting-associated protein 29 → MVLVLALGDLHIPHRAPDLPAKFKSMLVPGKIQHIICTGNLCVKEIHDYLKTLCPDLHITRGEYDEETKYPETKTLTIGQFKLGLCHGHQVIPWGDLDSLAMLQRQLDVDILVTGHTHQFTAYKHEGGVVINPGSATGAYSSITYDVNPSFVLMDIDGLRVVVYVYELIDGEVKVDKIDFKKTSTSHSAH, encoded by the exons ATGGTGCTTGTTTTAGCCCTGGGGGATTTGCACATACCCCACAGGGCACCTGATCTTCCTGCAAAGTTCAAATCCATGCTTGTCCCTGGCAAGATCCAACACATAATTTGTACTGGAAATTTGTGTGTTAAA GAAATTCATGACTACTTAAAGACTCTTTGTCCAGACTTGCATATAACCCGCGGCGAGTATGATGAAGAGACGAAATATCCAGAGACCAAAACACTAACCATTGGCCAATTTAAGCTGGGACTATGCCATGGTCATCAG GTTATTCCATGGGGAGACCTAGACTCACTGGCAATGCTACAGAGGCAGCTGGATGTAGACATCCTTGTCACAGGTCACACCCATCAATTTACAGCTTACAAACACGAGGGAGGTGTGGTTATAAATCCAGGTTCTGCAACAGGTGCCTACAGCAGTATCACTTATGACGTGAACCCAAGCTTTGTCCTTATGGATATCGATGGTCTGCGAGTTGTGGTTTATGTATATGAACTTATCGATGGAGAGGTTAAGGTTGATAAGattgattttaagaaaacatctACCAGCCACTCTGCCCATTAA
- the LOC106765079 gene encoding 1-aminocyclopropane-1-carboxylate oxidase-like, which translates to MEKFPVINLANINGEEKKATLEQIEDACQNWGFFELVNHGIPHELLDRVERLTKEHYRKCMEKRFNEAVGSKGLECVQDELKDMDWESTFFLRHLPTSNISEIPDLTQEYRDAMKEFAEKLEKLAEELLDMLCENLGLEKGYLKRAFHGSRGPNFGTKVANYPACPKPELVKGLRAHTDAGGIILLLQDDKVSGLQLLKDGXWVDVPPMRHSIVVNLGDQIEVISNGKYKSVEHRVIARSDGTRMSVASFYNPGSDAVIYPAPPLLEREAKEAEVVYPKFVFEDYMKLYATLKFQPKEPRFQAFNAVNSS; encoded by the exons ATGGAGAAGTTTCCCGTGATCAACTTGGCGAATATCAACGGTGAGGAGAAGAAGGCCACCCTAGAGCAGATCGAAGATGCTTGCCAAAACTGGGGATTTTTTGAG TTGGTGAATCACGGAATACCCCACGAACTTCTTGATAGGGTGGAAAGGTTAACAAAAGAGCATTATAGGAAATGCATGGAGAAGAGGTTCAACGAGGCTGTGGGAAGCAAGGGGTTAGAGTGTGTCCAAGACGAATTGAAGGACATGGACTGGGAGAGCACCTTCTTCTTGCGCCATCTTCCAACGTCCAACATCTCTGAAATCCCTGATCTCACACAAGAGTACAG GGATGCAATGAAGGAATTTGCAGAGAAATTGGAGAAACTGGCAGAGGAATTGCTAGATATGCTGTGTGAAAATCTTGGATTGGAGAAGGGGTACTTGAAGAGGGCGTTTCATGGATCAAGAGGTCCTAATTTTGGGACAAAGGTGGCAAACTACCCTGCATGTCCAAAGCCAGAATTGGTGAAGGGTCTTCGTGCCCATACAGATGCGGGTGGGATAATCCTTCTCTTGCAAGACGACAAGGTGAGTGGCCTTCAGCTTCTCAAAGATGGGNAATGGGTGGATGTGCCTCCNATGCGNCATTCCATTGTTGTTAACCTNGGCGACCAGATTGAG GTAATAAGCAATGGGAAATACAAGAGTGTGGAGCATCGTGTGATTGCTCGAAGTGATGGAACGAGAATGTCGGTGGCCTCATTCTACAACCCTGGCAGTGATGCTGTTATCTACCCAGCACCACCATTGTTGGAGAGAGAGGCAAAGGAGGCAGAAGTTGTGTACCCTAAATTTGTGTTTGAGGATTACATGAAGCTCTATGCTACGCTCAAGTTCCAACCAAAGGAGCCAAGATTTCAAGCCTTCAACGCTGTCAACTCTTCTTAG
- the LOC106765078 gene encoding 1-aminocyclopropane-1-carboxylate oxidase — protein MHKQTHIHRDYLLEQKKEKAREMEKFPVINLANINGEEKKATLEQIEDACQSWGFFELVNHGIPHELLDRVERLTKEHYRKCMEKRFNEAVGSKGLECVQDELKDMDWESTFFLRHLPTSNISEIPDLTQEYRNAMKEFAEKLEKLAEELLDMLCENLGLEKGYLKRAFHGSRGPNFGTKVANYPACPKPELVKGLRAHTDAGGIILLLQDDKVSGLQLLKDGQWVDVPPMRHSIVVNLGDQIEVISNGKYKSVEHRVIARSDGTRMSVASFYNPGSDAVIYPAPPLLEREAKETEVVYPKFVFEDYMKLYATLKFQPKEPRFQAFNAVNSS, from the exons ATGcacaaacaaacacatataCATCGAGATTACTTAttagaacaaaagaaagagaaggcgCGAGAGATGGAGAAGTTTCCCGTGATCAACTTGGCGAATATCAATGGTGAGGAGAAGAAGGCTACCCTAGAGCAGATCGAAGATGCTTGCCAAAGCTGGGGATTTTTTGAG TTGGTGAATCACGGAATACCCCACGAACTTCTTGATAGGGTGGAAAGGTTAACAAAAGAGCATTATAGGAAATGCATGGAGAAGAGGTTCAACGAGGCTGTGGGAAGCAAGGGGTTAGAGTGTGTCCAAGACGAATTGAAGGACATGGACTGGGAGAGCACCTTCTTCTTGCGCCATCTTCCAACGTCCAACATCTCTGAAATCCCTGATCTCACACAAGAGTACAG GAATGCAATGAAGGAATTTGCAGAGAAATTGGAGAAACTGGCAGAGGAGTTGCTAGATATGCTGTGTGAAAATCTTGGATTGGAGAAGGGGTACTTGAAGAGGGCGTTTCATGGATCAAGAGGTCCTAATTTTGGGACAAAGGTAGCAAACTACCCTGCGTGTCCAAAGCCAGAATTGGTGAAGGGTCTTCGTGCCCATACAGATGCGGGTGGGATAATCCTTCTCTTGCAAGACGACAAGGTGAGTGGCCTTCAGCTTCTCAAAGATGGGCAATGGGTGGATGTGCCTCCCATGCGCCATTCCATTGTTGTTAACCTCGGCGACCAGATTGAG GTAATAAGCAATGGGAAATACAAGAGTGTGGAGCATCGTGTGATTGCTCGAAGTGATGGAACGAGAATGTCGGTGGCGTCATTCTACAACCCTGGCAGTGATGCTGTTATCTACCCAGCACCACCATTGTTGGAGAGAGAGGCAAAGGAGACAGAGGTTGTGTACCCTAAATTTGTGTTCGAGGATTACATGAAGCTCTATGCTACCCTCAAGTTCCAACCAAAGGAGCCAAGATTTCAAGCCTTCAACGCTGTCAACTCTTCTTAG
- the LOC106763278 gene encoding uncharacterized protein LOC106763278 isoform X1, whose protein sequence is MNYGNVEEFSNRLAEFTLEGKWHAVEEMYNEFPECHTAMIDDFVGTALHVAVDLDEEEVVEKLVNAIIRHETMEALEMRNDRGDSALHVAASRGFTKICELIIGTDKERIYLLSRRNKHGETPLFGAVANGRTQVFAYLSYILNHGATLQDLVRNNGDTILHCAIRNEYFDLAIIILHYYDFLGAVMNKDGEVPLKVLATKPSAFYSSTYLSLLKRIQYLRVHVELFDDVEREMVEILKREMKPQKILHESCPQNYAVLTSAFTSLYGFFSLSGKLLSEPDPENNRLNLKPEGRFPPNYKTIFQFVQYVFALIWAAIGGVNELKETKKKHQLSPRLLKQLLKRPYEAMTGRGSVPYNIAIDADMYNVYNFYKENNLVAGETSQSRWLEEEDEEEEKEEENEKEEKEEEDEEDEEEEKDCKEDKMQKKGVNKSKPKMIDEKETPFLEAARNGIVEMVNEMLRRRPXILHETNSQGENVLLVAAKNRMQKKGVNKSKPKMIDEKETPFLEAARNGIVEMVNEMLRRRPSILHETNSQGENVLLVAAKNRKPIVIESLKENLKLEVWRTLCTAINKDGKTMLHMAGEDPADDTNSQVSYSALEMVWDAKWFQYVSSLVPPHYYFLRDKDQQTPREIFKKTHDNLRKESGEWLKETSESCSVVTALVAGASFATATTVPGGIDDNGMPHFEGNPAFDAFLFSSLFGLCFSVSGLIMFLTVLTSRKLPREYRKSLPLKLVFGLSFLFLSIISLLASFCIGHSFLFNHKYRKVIVPIYIATCFPVTFFALDQVQLYVDLLAAIFSTVPNATDHRQNL, encoded by the exons ATGAATTATGGAAATGTTGAGGAGTTCTCGAACCGTCTTGCGGAGTTCACATTGGAAGGGAAATGGCATGCGGTTGAGGAGATGTACAATGAATTCCCAGAGTGTCACACGGCAATGATTGACGATTTCGTCGGCACTGCACTGCACGTGGCCGTGGATTTGGACGAAGAAGAAGTGGTTGAGAAGCTTGTGAATGCCATTATCAGACACGAGACTATGGAGGCTCTGGAAATGAGGAACGATCGAGGGGATAGCGCTCTGCATGTTGCTGCTTCCAGGGGTTTCACAAAGATATGTGAGTTGATCATAGGAACTGACAAAGAGAGGATTTACTTATTGAGTCGAAGAAACAAACATGGAGAGACACCTCTCTTTGGAGCTGTTGCCAACGGCAGGACACAGGTCTTTGCCTATCTCTCTTACATTTTAAACCACGGCGCTACTTTGCAAGATCTTGTTCGAAACAACGGTGACACTATCCTTCATTGTGCTATCAGGAATGAATATTtcg ATTTGGCAATCATAATATTGCATTATTATGATTTCCTTGGTGCAGTTATGAATAAAGATGGAGAGGTTCCCCTCAAAGTCCTTGCCACTAAGCCTTCCGCCTTCTACAGTTCAACCTATCTTTCATTGTTGAAGCGAATCCAGTACCTGC GTGTACACGTAGAACTATTTGATGATGTTGAGAGGGAAATGGTGGAGATTTTAAAAAGAGAGATGAAACCTCAGAAGATTCTGCATGAAAGTTGTCCACAGAACTACGCCGTGTTGACTTCAGCCTTTACTAGTTTATACGGTTTCTTCAGTTTATCCG GAAAACTGCTTTCGGAACCTGACCCAGAAAACAACCGGTTAAACTTAAAACCGGAAGGGCGTTTCCCCCCAaactataaaactatttttcagTTTGTCCAATATGTATTTGCACTTATTTGGGCAGCTATTGGAG GAGTAAATGAACtaaaagagacaaaaaagaAGCACCAATTGAGTCCAAGACTCTTGAAGCAACTATTGAAAAGACCTTATGAAGCAATGACGGGAAGAGGGAGTGTACCCTATAATATAGCAATTGATGCAGATATGTATAAtgtgtataatttttataaag AGAACAACTTGGTAGCGGGAGAAACCAGTCAATCGAGGTGGTTggaagaagaggatgaagaggaagagaaggaagaagagaatgaaaaggaagagaaggaagaagaggatgaagaggatgaagaggaagagaaggattgcaaagaagataaaatgcaaaagaaaggTGTAAACAAATCAAAGCCTAAGATGATTGATGAAAAGGAAACACCTTTTTTAGAAGCAGCAAGAAATGGCATAGTTGAAATGGTGAATGAAATGCTTCGTCGACGTCCAANTATCCTGCATGAAACTAACTCGCAGGGAGAGAATGTATTACTGGTTGCTGCGAAGAATAGGATGCAAAAGAAAGGTGTAAACAAATCAAAGCCTAAGATGATTGATGAAAAGGAAACACCTTTTTTAGAAGCAGCAAGAAATGGCATAGTTGAAATGGTGAATGAAATGCTTCGTCGACGTCCAAGTATCCTGCATGAAACTAACTCGCAGGGAGAGAATGTATTACTGGTTGCTGCGAAGAATAGGAAACCCATTGTAATTGAAAGTCTGAAAGAGAATTTGAAGTTAGAAGTTTGGAGAACTTTATGTACGGCAATAAATAAGGATGGGAAGACCATGTTACACATGGCAGGAGAGGATCCAGCAGATGATACGAATTCCCAAGTTTCTTATTCTGCCTTAGAGATGGTGTGGGACGCAAAATGGTTTCAG TATGTTTCAAGCCTCGTACCACCACACTATTACTTTTTGCGTGATAAAGACCAGCAAACCCCGCGGGAAATCTTCAAGAAGACACATGATAATCTTAGGAAGGAGAGTGGGGAGTGGCTGAAGGAGACATCTGAATCTTGCTCCGTAGTGACTGCGCTTGTTGCTGGTGCTTCCTTTGCAACTGCCACCACTGTTCCTGGTGGCATAGATGACAATGGTATGCCTCATTTTGAAGGAAACCCTGCATTCGatgcatttcttttttcttcgcTATTTGGACTTTGCTTCTCAGTCTCCGGACTCATAATGTTCCTTACCGTCCTCACTTCTCGAAAGCTACCCAGAGAATACCGCAAATCATTGCCTCTCAAACTTGTTTTCGGcttaagttttcttttcttatccaTTATTTCATTGCTTGCTTCTTTCTGTATTGGCCATTCTTTTCTGTTCAATCACAAATACAGGAAGGTCATAGTGCCCATTTATATTGCTACTTGTTTTCCTGTTACTTTCTTTGCCCTGGATCAGGTGCAACTCTACGTTGACCTTCTGGCAGCCATTTTTTCTACGGTGCCAAATGCAACTGATCACAGACAAAATTTATAG
- the LOC106763278 gene encoding uncharacterized protein LOC106763278 isoform X2 — translation MNYGNVEEFSNRLAEFTLEGKWHAVEEMYNEFPECHTAMIDDFVGTALHVAVDLDEEEVVEKLVNAIIRHETMEALEMRNDRGDSALHVAASRGFTKICELIIGTDKERIYLLSRRNKHGETPLFGAVANGRTQVFAYLSYILNHGATLQDLVRNNGDTILHCAIRNEYFDLAIIILHYYDFLGAVMNKDGEVPLKVLATKPSAFYSSTYLSLLKRIQYLRVHVELFDDVEREMVEILKREMKPQKILHESCPQNYAVLTSAFTSLYGFFSLSGKLLSEPDPENNRLNLKPEGRFPPNYKTIFQFVQYVFALIWAAIGENNLVAGETSQSRWLEEEDEEEEKEEENEKEEKEEEDEEDEEEEKDCKEDKMQKKGVNKSKPKMIDEKETPFLEAARNGIVEMVNEMLRRRPXILHETNSQGENVLLVAAKNRMQKKGVNKSKPKMIDEKETPFLEAARNGIVEMVNEMLRRRPSILHETNSQGENVLLVAAKNRKPIVIESLKENLKLEVWRTLCTAINKDGKTMLHMAGEDPADDTNSQVSYSALEMVWDAKWFQYVSSLVPPHYYFLRDKDQQTPREIFKKTHDNLRKESGEWLKETSESCSVVTALVAGASFATATTVPGGIDDNGMPHFEGNPAFDAFLFSSLFGLCFSVSGLIMFLTVLTSRKLPREYRKSLPLKLVFGLSFLFLSIISLLASFCIGHSFLFNHKYRKVIVPIYIATCFPVTFFALDQVQLYVDLLAAIFSTVPNATDHRQNL, via the exons ATGAATTATGGAAATGTTGAGGAGTTCTCGAACCGTCTTGCGGAGTTCACATTGGAAGGGAAATGGCATGCGGTTGAGGAGATGTACAATGAATTCCCAGAGTGTCACACGGCAATGATTGACGATTTCGTCGGCACTGCACTGCACGTGGCCGTGGATTTGGACGAAGAAGAAGTGGTTGAGAAGCTTGTGAATGCCATTATCAGACACGAGACTATGGAGGCTCTGGAAATGAGGAACGATCGAGGGGATAGCGCTCTGCATGTTGCTGCTTCCAGGGGTTTCACAAAGATATGTGAGTTGATCATAGGAACTGACAAAGAGAGGATTTACTTATTGAGTCGAAGAAACAAACATGGAGAGACACCTCTCTTTGGAGCTGTTGCCAACGGCAGGACACAGGTCTTTGCCTATCTCTCTTACATTTTAAACCACGGCGCTACTTTGCAAGATCTTGTTCGAAACAACGGTGACACTATCCTTCATTGTGCTATCAGGAATGAATATTtcg ATTTGGCAATCATAATATTGCATTATTATGATTTCCTTGGTGCAGTTATGAATAAAGATGGAGAGGTTCCCCTCAAAGTCCTTGCCACTAAGCCTTCCGCCTTCTACAGTTCAACCTATCTTTCATTGTTGAAGCGAATCCAGTACCTGC GTGTACACGTAGAACTATTTGATGATGTTGAGAGGGAAATGGTGGAGATTTTAAAAAGAGAGATGAAACCTCAGAAGATTCTGCATGAAAGTTGTCCACAGAACTACGCCGTGTTGACTTCAGCCTTTACTAGTTTATACGGTTTCTTCAGTTTATCCG GAAAACTGCTTTCGGAACCTGACCCAGAAAACAACCGGTTAAACTTAAAACCGGAAGGGCGTTTCCCCCCAaactataaaactatttttcagTTTGTCCAATATGTATTTGCACTTATTTGGGCAGCTATTGGAG AGAACAACTTGGTAGCGGGAGAAACCAGTCAATCGAGGTGGTTggaagaagaggatgaagaggaagagaaggaagaagagaatgaaaaggaagagaaggaagaagaggatgaagaggatgaagaggaagagaaggattgcaaagaagataaaatgcaaaagaaaggTGTAAACAAATCAAAGCCTAAGATGATTGATGAAAAGGAAACACCTTTTTTAGAAGCAGCAAGAAATGGCATAGTTGAAATGGTGAATGAAATGCTTCGTCGACGTCCAANTATCCTGCATGAAACTAACTCGCAGGGAGAGAATGTATTACTGGTTGCTGCGAAGAATAGGATGCAAAAGAAAGGTGTAAACAAATCAAAGCCTAAGATGATTGATGAAAAGGAAACACCTTTTTTAGAAGCAGCAAGAAATGGCATAGTTGAAATGGTGAATGAAATGCTTCGTCGACGTCCAAGTATCCTGCATGAAACTAACTCGCAGGGAGAGAATGTATTACTGGTTGCTGCGAAGAATAGGAAACCCATTGTAATTGAAAGTCTGAAAGAGAATTTGAAGTTAGAAGTTTGGAGAACTTTATGTACGGCAATAAATAAGGATGGGAAGACCATGTTACACATGGCAGGAGAGGATCCAGCAGATGATACGAATTCCCAAGTTTCTTATTCTGCCTTAGAGATGGTGTGGGACGCAAAATGGTTTCAG TATGTTTCAAGCCTCGTACCACCACACTATTACTTTTTGCGTGATAAAGACCAGCAAACCCCGCGGGAAATCTTCAAGAAGACACATGATAATCTTAGGAAGGAGAGTGGGGAGTGGCTGAAGGAGACATCTGAATCTTGCTCCGTAGTGACTGCGCTTGTTGCTGGTGCTTCCTTTGCAACTGCCACCACTGTTCCTGGTGGCATAGATGACAATGGTATGCCTCATTTTGAAGGAAACCCTGCATTCGatgcatttcttttttcttcgcTATTTGGACTTTGCTTCTCAGTCTCCGGACTCATAATGTTCCTTACCGTCCTCACTTCTCGAAAGCTACCCAGAGAATACCGCAAATCATTGCCTCTCAAACTTGTTTTCGGcttaagttttcttttcttatccaTTATTTCATTGCTTGCTTCTTTCTGTATTGGCCATTCTTTTCTGTTCAATCACAAATACAGGAAGGTCATAGTGCCCATTTATATTGCTACTTGTTTTCCTGTTACTTTCTTTGCCCTGGATCAGGTGCAACTCTACGTTGACCTTCTGGCAGCCATTTTTTCTACGGTGCCAAATGCAACTGATCACAGACAAAATTTATAG
- the LOC106763278 gene encoding uncharacterized protein LOC106763278 isoform X3 — protein sequence MNYGNVEEFSNRLAEFTLEGKWHAVEEMYNEFPECHTAMIDDFVGTALHVAVDLDEEEVVEKLVNAIIRHETMEALEMRNDRGDSALHVAASRGFTKICELIIGTDKERIYLLSRRNKHGETPLFGAVANGRTQVFAYLSYILNHGATLQDLVRNNGDTILHCAIRNEYFDLAIIILHYYDFLGAVMNKDGEVPLKVLATKPSAFYSSTYLSLLKRIQYLRVHVELFDDVEREMVEILKREMKPQKILHESCPQNYAVLTSAFTSLYGFFSLSGKLLSEPDPENNRLNLKPEGRFPPNYKTIFQFVQYVFALIWAAIGGVNELKETKKKHQLSPRLLKQLLKRPYEAMTGRGSVPYNIAIDADMYNVYNFYKENNLVAGETSQSRWLEEEDEEEEKEEENEKEEKEEEDEEDEEEEKDCKEDKMQKKGVNKSKPKMIDEKETPFLEAARNGIVEMVNEMLRRRPSILHETNSQGENVLLVAAKNRKPIVIESLKENLKLEVWRTLCTAINKDGKTMLHMAGEDPADDTNSQVSYSALEMVWDAKWFQYVSSLVPPHYYFLRDKDQQTPREIFKKTHDNLRKESGEWLKETSESCSVVTALVAGASFATATTVPGGIDDNGMPHFEGNPAFDAFLFSSLFGLCFSVSGLIMFLTVLTSRKLPREYRKSLPLKLVFGLSFLFLSIISLLASFCIGHSFLFNHKYRKVIVPIYIATCFPVTFFALDQVQLYVDLLAAIFSTVPNATDHRQNL from the exons ATGAATTATGGAAATGTTGAGGAGTTCTCGAACCGTCTTGCGGAGTTCACATTGGAAGGGAAATGGCATGCGGTTGAGGAGATGTACAATGAATTCCCAGAGTGTCACACGGCAATGATTGACGATTTCGTCGGCACTGCACTGCACGTGGCCGTGGATTTGGACGAAGAAGAAGTGGTTGAGAAGCTTGTGAATGCCATTATCAGACACGAGACTATGGAGGCTCTGGAAATGAGGAACGATCGAGGGGATAGCGCTCTGCATGTTGCTGCTTCCAGGGGTTTCACAAAGATATGTGAGTTGATCATAGGAACTGACAAAGAGAGGATTTACTTATTGAGTCGAAGAAACAAACATGGAGAGACACCTCTCTTTGGAGCTGTTGCCAACGGCAGGACACAGGTCTTTGCCTATCTCTCTTACATTTTAAACCACGGCGCTACTTTGCAAGATCTTGTTCGAAACAACGGTGACACTATCCTTCATTGTGCTATCAGGAATGAATATTtcg ATTTGGCAATCATAATATTGCATTATTATGATTTCCTTGGTGCAGTTATGAATAAAGATGGAGAGGTTCCCCTCAAAGTCCTTGCCACTAAGCCTTCCGCCTTCTACAGTTCAACCTATCTTTCATTGTTGAAGCGAATCCAGTACCTGC GTGTACACGTAGAACTATTTGATGATGTTGAGAGGGAAATGGTGGAGATTTTAAAAAGAGAGATGAAACCTCAGAAGATTCTGCATGAAAGTTGTCCACAGAACTACGCCGTGTTGACTTCAGCCTTTACTAGTTTATACGGTTTCTTCAGTTTATCCG GAAAACTGCTTTCGGAACCTGACCCAGAAAACAACCGGTTAAACTTAAAACCGGAAGGGCGTTTCCCCCCAaactataaaactatttttcagTTTGTCCAATATGTATTTGCACTTATTTGGGCAGCTATTGGAG GAGTAAATGAACtaaaagagacaaaaaagaAGCACCAATTGAGTCCAAGACTCTTGAAGCAACTATTGAAAAGACCTTATGAAGCAATGACGGGAAGAGGGAGTGTACCCTATAATATAGCAATTGATGCAGATATGTATAAtgtgtataatttttataaag AGAACAACTTGGTAGCGGGAGAAACCAGTCAATCGAGGTGGTTggaagaagaggatgaagaggaagagaaggaagaagagaatgaaaaggaagagaaggaagaagaggatgaagaggatgaagaggaagagaaggattgcaaagaagataaaatgcaaaagaaag GTGTAAACAAATCAAAGCCTAAGATGATTGATGAAAAGGAAACACCTTTTTTAGAAGCAGCAAGAAATGGCATAGTTGAAATGGTGAATGAAATGCTTCGTCGACGTCCAAGTATCCTGCATGAAACTAACTCGCAGGGAGAGAATGTATTACTGGTTGCTGCGAAGAATAGGAAACCCATTGTAATTGAAAGTCTGAAAGAGAATTTGAAGTTAGAAGTTTGGAGAACTTTATGTACGGCAATAAATAAGGATGGGAAGACCATGTTACACATGGCAGGAGAGGATCCAGCAGATGATACGAATTCCCAAGTTTCTTATTCTGCCTTAGAGATGGTGTGGGACGCAAAATGGTTTCAG TATGTTTCAAGCCTCGTACCACCACACTATTACTTTTTGCGTGATAAAGACCAGCAAACCCCGCGGGAAATCTTCAAGAAGACACATGATAATCTTAGGAAGGAGAGTGGGGAGTGGCTGAAGGAGACATCTGAATCTTGCTCCGTAGTGACTGCGCTTGTTGCTGGTGCTTCCTTTGCAACTGCCACCACTGTTCCTGGTGGCATAGATGACAATGGTATGCCTCATTTTGAAGGAAACCCTGCATTCGatgcatttcttttttcttcgcTATTTGGACTTTGCTTCTCAGTCTCCGGACTCATAATGTTCCTTACCGTCCTCACTTCTCGAAAGCTACCCAGAGAATACCGCAAATCATTGCCTCTCAAACTTGTTTTCGGcttaagttttcttttcttatccaTTATTTCATTGCTTGCTTCTTTCTGTATTGGCCATTCTTTTCTGTTCAATCACAAATACAGGAAGGTCATAGTGCCCATTTATATTGCTACTTGTTTTCCTGTTACTTTCTTTGCCCTGGATCAGGTGCAACTCTACGTTGACCTTCTGGCAGCCATTTTTTCTACGGTGCCAAATGCAACTGATCACAGACAAAATTTATAG